GTTAGTGATTTCGCCCGTGTGACGATCCACTTTTTTTTAGAAACTTTTTTGGTTTTTGAGAATCTTGTGACGATCCACTTGGAGATGCACACTTGGGCGAACGTTGGGCTGCGCTGGACGGGTCACCGAAAGCCCAGTCCAGTCTGCGCCGTCCTCGGCCCAGCTCCCGAATCTAACTGCCTTCCCGTCCCCGTCTCCCCGTCAGCCATCTGACTTCTccgctcaaaaaaaaaaaatctgacTTCTCCGCTCCACTGCGCGCGTCCGTCGCCatcgcccgccgcctccgccgccgcccgctccggccCGACCCGGCGGGGGAATGGGGAACATGACCCGGTCGGACTCCCCCGTCTCGCGCCGCATCGTCCTCTCCTTCCTCGACTTCCTCAACTCCGGTcagcaccgccaccgccccccctcccccctcccggaCCCGGTTCCCCGCCCCCCTCTACCTTTGCCCGCCGCTGCCGGAGCTCGCGCCGTCGTTTCGATTAGCTCCCCGCGCTGGTAGATTGATGCGTGGCTTGCTTCCTGAGCGGGAGGGAATCGGATCGCCTGCGCCGGCCAGGCCAAGCGATTCTGATATGCTAGGGTTCAGGTAGCCACGCCGACTAGGTAGCCTGGCTCGATTTCGGATCCCGCGACCTTTGTCAGGCAGTTTAACTGACTAGAATTCACGATGTTGGAATTGGGCTCTGTTTGGTGTGATACCGCTGGTATTCATGCGTATGGCCAGATTGCATTGCTCAAAGTGGCAATTATAGGTTTCTTTAGGAAGCGGAGGCTTGCCGAGGGGACGCTGGCTGGTTAGACGGTTCATGTGCACATGCCACTTGTTAATCTCCGTCTATTTGCCTTATCGGGCACGTGGTACCGTGTTATGAGGCCATACCATGGATCTGGCTGAAAATGGAATCTGCGGTCACGGTCCTCGTGATACATTTACTTGTCACTTGTGCAGGCTAGCGATGTCATTGTGTCGTGTTGCTCTGTGCCTTTTCGCATTTGTGGCTTTCAATCGGTGAAAAGGGATATGGATCTTAAATGGTGGTTATGGGTGAGCAAATACGAGTTAGAAAATCGAGCCACAACCCGCTGACTTGCAGAAAGCCTTTCATGGTCAACAATTGTCGCAAGGTCATACTATGCTTGGCAAACCGCCTAAAATCTGGATTCGTGGAGCCCTAATGGGGGTATGGCCTTATACTTTGAAAATTTAAGGGGGTTATTGATCTTATGCCGACTTGCCAAACATGAAACTAATAGAAGTTTATCATATTCACAGGGTATAGGATTAGTTTTAACACGTTTATATATAGCTGGTGCGATAGATGGTGGATGCATCGTATACAACTGCGTACCTCTTTTTTTCTCATTAAAAATATatggtgttaaaatcattactgcaATCAGTATGTATTTCTTGTTTCTTTTTTCTGTCTCTAGACGAAAAAGTCAGATTTCATTAAAATCGCATGGAATTTGGCAAAAGCTACCAGCTAGATTTGTTGGCTTCTTGCTACAGTTGTAATTAGAAGAGGCGCAAACTCTCGTATAGCGTAACGGTTGGCTCCCGAGTGAAGGAGCTGCCAGCCAGGGCTCGAACCCAGGTGGCTCCAATGATTTGTGGAACCAAAAAAAAGGCCCCTCGCTGGCTCCCTGTTAGTTGCTGTTGCGCTGGCCTGTTCCTGGGAGCGGGTGACGGTGGGGACGGGCCCTACGGGTCGTTGACAGGGTTTGGGCCCTTTTCTCCTTCGGTTTAACTTAGAGTTCTAGGTGCAATACCGTGGGGCTTCAACAGTTCGCTGATGCTTTGTCTAATTGGCTGAGATATTGAGTTTATTTAGGATGAATAAAGGCATTCTTGTGCACTTTTTGTTCTTCTAGCGTTCTTATTTTGGTTGCTGGTTTCAGTTTTAGGTTTTGGTTATTTTAGTTTCCAGATTGTGTAGGCTTCTTATGACAATGAAGCCTTGCAGTCTGTTACAATAGTAAATTTGTTTTATCTATTAATATGTTTCAGCAGGGAACTCCCTTACTGTTTTCCGAGAAAAAAGTGAACAAACCACCAGCTGATTTTTTTTTAATCAGAAGAGGCAAATTTGTTGATAACATAACTTGCACACAGAGAAAGAAAAGGGTCATAGCTGAGGCACATTACTACTCTATGTTTTCCTTTTATATATGTTTATTTACCATCGATCCTTGTGACATTGGAAGCATATATGGAATGCAGTTGAGTTAGCTCCTGGGGCTGACCCTGAAGCTCTTGAAGTCGCTAAGGATTGCCTGGAGTCCCTTTTTAGCATCAACTCATCATCAACTAGCGAGAGGATACAGCCAGGACTTCTACTTGAACTCTTTACTTCTCTGCAAGCTAATGAACAAGATAGGGCAAGACCAGATCCCGTGTCACGATCAGTGTCAAACAAACCTTCCTGCAGTGCAAGTACTCCCAGTATCCAAGAAGAGTCAAATAAATGTACAACATCAAATGTATGTCCCCTCTCATTTGTCACACGATTTTCATgttatatgatatatatatatatatctcccaTCATCACCTATCCTTTTCATATTAATACATATCAATGCATGCCTTTTTCTTCAATTGGCATGCCATTGCGCATCAATTAGATATATTCATTATGCTTTATTTGCTCAGTTTTTACTATTTTCTTCCGGAAATACCCTTCATAAGATATGAGCTTTTGATATATTCTCTGCATCTTCTCATCAGAGTGAAGGCCAAGCGGAAGAAACCTTTGACCTAGGTATGACTATGGCTTAAACTGTAGACCATCCATAACAAGTTGTCCATACATTGTCGGAAACTTTCAAGTTTTTGTAAATCTTTGCTGCCATTGTGCTACTTGATTCCATTTGTAGGGTCTCGGGGTCATTATCTCCTAATGAGGGATGTAGAAAGAATGAGTTTGTCTCAGGGCATTTAATTTTTTTGTCAGATCATGCAGGAGATGAGCTGTTTGCAAAATTCTTTGCCGCGCTTGATGAAATAAATTTCTTCAAGACATCACCAGCTGGTGCTGAGGATCCTGATCAACTTTCAAAAGCATCACAATTCTTCGATGATGCATTACtggtatgatgtgttgtttttgtTATTTGCTTGTCTAGCATCTTCAGGCCTAAGGGAAGACTATTACTTTTCCACTTCATTATTTACATTGTGTTAGTGATAAAGTATAGTTTATCTCTGTTTAGGAGGTGCGCAAGTCGGGAAGAAAAGTGGCAAGCTTAGtagaccttgcagaattctttaaATCAAAAGGTACTTAGCTAGAATCCTTGGTTGTTTCATATGTAAGTTTTGGTGTCACAATCTTTTTTGTCCGTTCATTAGTTTGTGGAGCAAATTTACAGCATAGGCGCATAGCATGACTTAGAaatctttattttttcttttgtcaTAAAGAGCTTTGCAGTTCAGGCCTTCTATGTGCATTATGTTATTTCTGCGGATGTGCAGAGTTTTAGTAGCTAACTCCATATTTGTtcatcaggcaatgacttcatgagaTCAAAACAACACCTAAAAGCTGTAGAGCTGTACACCGGTGCCATTGCATTGAGCCGAAAAAATGCCATTTACTATTGTAACAGGTATGCATTAATTTACTGGAATTTCGGATGACTGTTTTAGTAAACGCGTAGCTCATGAATGTGTAATTGCAGCTTGTTGGATCTAATTGTGAAATCTCGTACCAAGTTGAACTTCGCCGAGTAATTTCAGAGATGATGATCAGAATGGGTGGAACTTTAAAAGTGGATCTTTCATTAGTAACGTGTAATGGAATTTTTGAATGGCTTAATTAGTCAAGTATCTAATAGTGCTTCTTTATAAGCATCAACTCTGCCTGTCAGCATAAACTAGTTTAAATGCATATTGCTACATTGCCCCCAAATTCCTGCTCCTGCACtcttattcctactgcttatatagCCTGCGATGTGGTGATGAGTCTCTTATTGATTCCTAATCTTGGCTGCTGGTACTACATTCCACTTGATGAcctgaaccaaacacaccctaagagTTCTGAAAACCACTTCAAACCAAGCTACAGCTGGTTACAAACTTTACATCTCTTGGGCTGTTTCACCAGAAAACTCCTGGAAATCTGATATTAGAGATTATAGAGTGCTTAGGAAAACAAGCTTGGCACTTCAGAATTCATGAAATGGAATGAATGATCTCCCTTAGATACTGGCTGATTTCTTATGCCAGCAGGGGTAAAGCTAGCATAAATCATTTATGGTGTGAAATGATTACCAACGATTTTGTACTACTATTCTGTAGTGACAAAGTACTGTTACACATGTGCAGTGACCCCGGTCTATTTAGAAGAATGAACACTGGCCATTTTTTCCCTGGCTTCGTCTCTGGTTGCCAGAGTGAACTTTATGCTAATTCTTGTTCCGGTAGCGGTGTTATGAACCCTTATAACAAGTACTCTTGATTGCTGTTCACAAGATCATTTATTCTATTCATGCTTTCATGTAACATGAAAAGTACATGCTTCTTTCAGGGCTGCTGCATATACGCTTCTTAATATGTGCAATGAAGCTGTTGAGGACTGCCTGAAGTCAATTGAAATTGATCCGAACTACAGCAAAGCATATAGCCGACTTGGATCTGCTTATTTTGCAATGGGGAATTTTCATGATGCTTTACACAAGGGATACTTGAAAGGTGGGCAGAGTAGAAACTTTTAGTTGATTTTGTTGAAATAGTGATGTATAATGCTACGTATTACATTATGAGATGCATATGGAAGTCCTTATTGGTACAGTTGTGTATTAAGTGTTAACTAGTTCTTTTGGTAAGAATTGTTTATTTGAATTTTGGGCTCAAACATTGAGCCTTCTCCTAACTTTTAACTTCACTAGTATCCAACCTAACCTAAGTAcagtattttttttgtattttatgtAGATCATTCTCTTATGACCTGTTGTCCCACAACCTACTAGATTGATGTGACTCTAATTTTATACATTTATAGTGTTACCATACAACCAATCAAGTCGAACAGATATTTACTTTTCGTGCCATGTTATCTGATGGTGGCTTGCATTCAGTACTGTGTAAACTCTGGTTTATTTATTGGGTATATTCTCTTCACATTCCAGTGACAGTGATTGTAATATTTAGCTGTAATAATTGTTTTCATCTTGTGCTCAACTCTGTTCTTCCTGCAGCCTCTGAACTTGAGCCTGGCAATGAAAATGTTCGACTGAATATTGAGGTAGACTTgtgttcttctcttctcttttccagcAGGGATCTGGATAGAGTTTGTTTTCCTTTTGTTAGCACTAATCACTATTGAACTTTTATTTTCCTCTGCATCGAAAACTTTAGGCCACCAAAAGGAAGCTGGCTGAACAGCAAACTGCACCAGGACAGGTACTGTAATCAGAAATCTACATGTGCTTtttgaaatgaactatgaaatATATCCCATTGGCTTAACAAATCAGGACCGTTGTTTTTCTTATAACAATGTGCACGATCAGGGCTCCTACTTGGAACCTCCATGATATGTTAATATGTATAGAATGTTGATATTGTTTGGCTACGTGTGTATGATTTAATTTCTTCACTTGGACTTCTCAAAATCACCGAGTAATCCATCTCCTTGTTTGTAGAACACACATGGACCTCATTCATGGTTTGGTGGCCAGGCGAGCAGTGGTGCTCCTTTCACAGTATTCCCTCCTGGAAGTGCTCCACCTCCTCCTGAATTCTTCAATATGATGAACCGTGGGTCTGGTAATGGGCAACAGCCACCTCCGCACTCCGTAAATATAAATCTGAACGACTTCTTTGGTCATGCAAGCGTCAATGGGAATGCCCAAGGACCACCGTCCGGGAATCCAGGCACCCATACCCCATCAGCTCCTTTCCCAGCCAGCGCTGGAGTCCCTCCAGCTTTTCCCTTCATGGGCTCAGGCACCGAAGCAAACCATGCACAGCAGGCTTCAGGCGGACATGGAGGAGGGCACAGTGAACCAGGTGCCCAGACAGACGCTGGCATCCACATAAATATTGGGGAGAGCATGGTGAGCCCAGAGCAGGCTGCTGAGGCTCTGAGAGCTGTGATGCAGATGTTTGGACCGCAGATGGGCCCCAATGAAGGCGGTGGTGCGCCTAGAGGTTCGTCGACTCTCTCTTTAAAGACTTTAcaagggcctttcttttttttctcgctGAATTTCACACCTCGGTTCATACCTGAAACACAAGAGGGGGCTAACGTGCTTTGCTTTTTTTCCCTTAAAACACAAGTACTGCTATGATTGTTTCGCTTGTGACATCATTAAAATCCGCTTAAAGAAAAACAAATTGGTAGTATTTATTCGGTAATGCGTGGATATAATCAGAGGATAGTAGAAGATTGTTTCGTCCTGGGTCTGTTGTTGCATCCATGTGTCCTTTTTACGTAGTGATGATTATCCGGTGTAGGAATTCTTGTACAATGGTGCAAATTGCTTGTAAAACCGAAGCGGTTGGTTTTTTCATAAGCGCCACCGGTCCTTATTTGCATAGCGCAGCCGAGTACTTACTAAGCACCTCTTGTCTGCTATAGAAACCAGCAGCGGTGCTTAACCGAAAACAGGACGGGTATTATTTTTACAAGCAAGCACCCCTCTAAGCAATCCCCTTGCATGAATAGTTACATGCGGGAATGGGAAGGCTGAGGCACTGACTGCTGTACTTTGCTGTGTTTAATTGTGCATGCagggccaccaccaccacctggttCAATctgatgtgatgtgatgtgatgtgagaAGTGAAGCCAAAAGGAGTGGAGTGTAATGTTGTTGGTTGTTGTTCATAGTCAGACATGCTGTGTGTTGCCGTGGTTAGCTGCTCATCAACAAGATGTTGTTGTCCTCCTGGTAAATGTTTTGGCTGTTTAGGTGGGTATACATGGTCATGGACCTGCAGTTGTATCCTGCTGCCATAACCCTCTCTGTCTGCATATGCATATGTGAGAGTCAACAGTCCATGTACCTGCAGAAGATTTCCTAGCTGTCAGTCGCGTTGAATTCTATTCTTTACCATCGTCGTAAATGAAGTTTTGGCACCGACAGAAGTTACCTGATGATGAAATATGTGGTTCGGTCGTGAGATGTGTGTCTGCTTTGgagattattattattgttgttgttgtgtggTATCTGTGTAGGTAGGCACGTAGTAGTATCTGACTAGATAGATACGCTTTGGGTAGCAAGCAAGCACAGGCCTGCTCCAGGTGGTTGTCGTGGAAGAGGCCGCAGATGGCCGTCCAGGCCTCACGCTCACGGGCGACGAGGCCGCGGATGCCCTGCGAGATGATGGCGCGGAACCACTGGAGGACGAGGAGGTCGATGGCGCGCCACTCGGTGTCATCGTCGGCAACGACGTGGTGAGGACTCGCGCGTGCGTAGGCAACGACGTGGTCGAGGAGGCAGTAGCGGCGGAAGCAGACCTTCTAGGTGGAGTTGTTGTGGTCGAGGATGACGGGGACGAAGCCGCGGGCGTCGACGAGGGGTCGGTGCTCGCGGTCGCCATGGCGTGCGGCGAGGAATCCAAGTCCCGCACCGCACGCACGGTAACTCAGACTCAGAGAGAGTGCTCGCTGGCTCATATCAGTCGCTCTGTTATGAAGAAGATGAGTACTGGACTGGACTGGAGCGGAGTAGATGACAAGAGGAATGCATGTGAAGAAGCGACGGTTGGGTCGGCTGTGCAGAGTGCCGGTCGATCCTTCTTCTTTCCGTTTTTaggcaaggaaggaaggaggaagatgCAAATGCAAACTTTTTGGGCAGTCCATGATCCTCACGGCCCCGTCGTCTGTCTATCACATGCCCGCAACTTACGTTTTCTTTTCTCTGGGATGGGATGGGCATACGTTTGTACGTTTGTTTGGTCCGGCCGCGCGCTCCCTCGTGCATGTACTTCTTCTCCTACAAATTAAAAGGGATGAACCCTCTCTACCAACTAGCACTCGCCGTTTCATGAGCCATGCACCCCGTGCATAGTCTTGACAAAATACctaccttttaacagttttgctaagtctcagtTGATTGAGTCTTCGTTAAGTCTCGACCAATACTATATCCATGAGATCTTGCATTTAGATCAGTGTaagattttctttttagtttttcttttttttctcttgcatgttatgtcacttgactgagacttggttaaatcaCAGTCGACTGAAACCTAGGCACATCCTTACAGTAAAGTCGGCCAGGATCCGGGTTTTCTTTAACTCttacataatactccctccgttccttgatataaggtgtatagatttttgagaaaaagtctgaaatataaggtgtattgcattgcaccactcatttggataatttttgtagggatttgattacatttccttatatcgggcaagctcctctatttcctcgtgtcaattagtcaggtgtaatctcgcccaaaacttgtaaAATTTTCATTCcacgtgcgttctttaatttctgtgccaaaaactatacaccctatatctaggaacggagggagtatatgttaacTTCTTTTGAACGCACAATTAAACACTGctgcaattgaaggaaatatgccctagaggcaataataaagttattatttatttccttatatcatgataaatgtttattattcatgctaaaattgtattaaccggaaacataatacatgtgtgaatacatagacaaacttagtgtcactattatgcctctactagactagctcgttaatcaaagatggttaagtttcctaaccatgaacaaagagttgt
The window above is part of the Triticum aestivum cultivar Chinese Spring chromosome 2A, IWGSC CS RefSeq v2.1, whole genome shotgun sequence genome. Proteins encoded here:
- the LOC123191199 gene encoding small glutamine-rich tetratricopeptide repeat-containing protein isoform X2, whose translation is MGNMTRSDSPVSRRIVLSFLDFLNSVELAPGADPEALEVAKDCLESLFSINSSSTSERIQPGLLLELFTSLQANEQDRARPDPVSRSVSNKPSCSASTPSIQEESNKCTTSNSEGQAEETFDLGDELFAKFFAALDEINFFKTSPAGAEDPDQLSKASQFFDDALLEVRKSGRKVASLVDLAEFFKSKGNDFMRSKQHLKAVELYTGAIALSRKNAIYYCNRAAAYTLLNMCNEAVEDCLKSIEIDPNYSKAYSRLGSAYFAMGNFHDALHKGYLKASELEPGNENVRLNIEATKRKLAEQQTAPGQNTHGPHSWFGGQASSGAPFTVFPPGSAPPPPEFFNMMNRGSGNGQQPPPHSVNINLNDFFGHASVNGNAQGPPSGNPGTHTPSAPFPASAGVPPAFPFMGSGTEANHAQQASGGHGGGHSEPGAQTDAGIHINIGESMVSPEQAAEALRAVMQMFGPQMGPNEGGGAPRGPPPPPGSI
- the LOC123191199 gene encoding small glutamine-rich tetratricopeptide repeat-containing protein isoform X1, whose protein sequence is MGNMTRSDSPVSRRIVLSFLDFLNSVELAPGADPEALEVAKDCLESLFSINSSSTSERIQPGLLLELFTSLQANEQDRARPDPVSRSVSNKPSCSASTPSIQEESNKCTTSNSEGQAEETFDLDHAGDELFAKFFAALDEINFFKTSPAGAEDPDQLSKASQFFDDALLEVRKSGRKVASLVDLAEFFKSKGNDFMRSKQHLKAVELYTGAIALSRKNAIYYCNRAAAYTLLNMCNEAVEDCLKSIEIDPNYSKAYSRLGSAYFAMGNFHDALHKGYLKASELEPGNENVRLNIEATKRKLAEQQTAPGQNTHGPHSWFGGQASSGAPFTVFPPGSAPPPPEFFNMMNRGSGNGQQPPPHSVNINLNDFFGHASVNGNAQGPPSGNPGTHTPSAPFPASAGVPPAFPFMGSGTEANHAQQASGGHGGGHSEPGAQTDAGIHINIGESMVSPEQAAEALRAVMQMFGPQMGPNEGGGAPRGPPPPPGSI